The genomic interval TCCCACCCCAGCGGTGCAGTGGGGATGTATCTGACCCCAGCAGCGCAGTGGGGATGTATCTGACCCCAGCAGCGCAGTGGGGACGTGTCCCACCCCAGCAGCGCAGCGGGGACGTGTCCCACCCCAGCAGCGCAGTGGGGATGTATCTGACCCCAGCAGCGCAGCGGGGACGTGTCCCACCCCAGCGGTGCAGCGGGGACGTGTCCCACCCCAGCAGCTCAGTGGGGATGTATCTGACCCCAGCAGCGCAGTGGGGACGTGTCCCACCCCAGCAGCGCAGCGGGGACGTGTCCCACCCCAGCAGCGCAGTGGGGATGTATCTGACCCCAGCAGCGCAGTGGGGACGTGTCCCACCCCAGCAGCGCAGCAGGGACGTGTGCCAGCCCACGGCATGGAAAGGATGAGCCGGTTCCTGCCCCATCGTCTcctgccccgcggggccggggcgcgcaggCAGGGGATCGCCAGCCGCCGCGTTGCCCAACTTCCTGCGCCGCGGGGCCGGTGCGGCCTGGGGCTGCTTACGCCAGCcacctggggctgccccggcccgggcacccgGGCACGTGGGGCAGGGCGAGATGTGGGGCACGGCACGGGGCCCGGGAGCGTgcgggacgggggggacgggggacttGGGGGGACGCGGGCTATGGCACTGTGCCAGGGTATAGGGACATGCAGGGCTACAGGGTCACTGGGACCCAGGggacgggggtcctggccggCCCCATCCCCTCTGTGCCTGgctgccccagtgctggtgccggtgctggtgctggtgtggTGCAGTGCAGAGGGGGTGCGGGAGTGGGTGCAGGTGCTGGTGCAGTGCGGGAGCGGGTGCAGGTGCTGGTGCAGTGTGGGAGTGGGTGCAAGTGCCAGTGCCGGTGCAGTGCAGAGCAGGTGCAGGAGTGGGTGCAGGTGCTAGAGCCAGTACGGTGCAGTGTGGAGTGGGTGCGGGAGTGGGTGCTGGTGTGGAGTGGGTGCTGGTGCGGTGCAGTGCGGTGCAGTGCGGAGTGGGTGCCAGTGCCAGAGTCAGTGCGGTGCAGTGTgggagccggagccggtgccggagCTGGTGCCAGAGCCGGAGCCAGAGccagtgccggtgccggtgccggagcgGAGCCaatgccggtgccggtgccggagccggtgccggagCCAGAGCCGGTGCCGGAGCGGAGCCAATGCCGgtgccggagctggagccggagccggtgccggagccggtgccggagCGGAGCCaatgccggtgccggtgccggagccggagccggtgccggagccggtgccggagCGGAGCCAATGCCggtgccggagccggagccggagccggtgccggagccggtgccggagCGGAGCCaatgccggtgccggtgccggagccggagccggtgccggagccggtgccggagCGGAGCCaatgccggtgccggtgccggagccggagccggtgccggagccggtgccggagCGGAGCCAATGCCggtgccggagccggagccggagccggtgccggagccggtgccggagCGGAGCCaatgccggtgccggtgccggagccggagccggtgccggagccggtgccggagCGGAGCCaatgccggtgccggtgccggagccggagccggtgccggagccggtgccggagCGGAGCCAATGCCggtgccggagccggagccggagccggtgccggtgccggtgccggagcgGAGCCAatggcggtgccggtgccggtgccggagccagagccggtgccggtgccggagccggtgccggagCGGAGCCAatggcggtgccggtgccggagccagagccggtgccggtgccggtgccggtgccggagcgGAGCCAATGCCGGTgccggagccggtgccggagcggcgcggcgcggagggcggcgagGGGCGGCCCCGCCCGGTGAGtcacggcccccgccgcccccccgggccgccccatAAAGTGCCGCCGCCCGCTGCGGTCGCCGCACCATGGCTCCGCGCTCCGGGCCCGCCGGtacggccgccgcggggcccaggcgtccgggcggggggggggggcgggagggcgaCCCTCGGGGtcggggcagcccggggcgggggagccatCCTGGTGCTTCGGGGGCTCCGGGGCGGGCACCCGGGGGGTGCGGGGGACCctgctggggtttggggggggtgaggggggtcctgctggggcggggggttgtggggggagCATCCCGGGGGCTTGCAGGGTGTGGGGGGTCCTGCTGGGTTTTGGAGGGGGGGGCGTTAGGGGTCCTGCTAGGGCTAGGGGATGTGGGGGGAGCATCCCGGGGACTTGCAGGGTGCAGGGGTCCCTgctggggtttggggggctgggggtcttgctggggctggaggggtgtgggggggccctgctggggtttgggggggttgggggtcctaCTGGGGCTGGGAGGGGTGTGGGGAGAGCATTCTGGGGGCTTGCAGGATGTGTGGGGTCCTACTGGGGCTTGGGGGCTTTGGGGaccctgctggggctgggggggtgtggggggagcaTCCCTGGCTCACAGGGTGCAGGGGACCCTGCTGGGTTCTGAGGGGTTGGGGgtcctgctggggctggggggctgggggggccctgctggggtttgggggtggggggaagcaccCTGGGGGCTCGCAGGGTGCAGGGGGCCCTGCTGGCTTTCGGGGGATGTGGGGGTATGATGCTGGGATTGCAGGTGTTGGGGGAccctcctggggctggggaggggatgcgggggggggggctgctcctgaGTCTTGGGGGAGGCTGCGGGGGCCGCGTCCCGCTCGCAGCGTCCCGGGGGCTCCCGTGCGGCAGCCGGGCTGCCCGGCGCTCAGCACCCGTCTCCGGTCCCAGGGCCCCGCGTccggctcctcctgcccctgctctgctgggccatGGCCTCCCGCAGCCCAGGTGAGCGTgggtgggcggccgggctggggcctcgctgcgccccctccccgggcaccagcacctctcatcccccccccctcaccccgctctgctcccccaggcgccgcggccccgcagctgCCCAGCATCGCCctgctgggggtgcaggtggagccccccccccgcctgggTGAGTGACGCCGGGGTCCCCGCGGGGTGGCCGCGTCGGTGGACCTGGGAGGGGGGGACCAGCGGCAGCCTGGCTgcaggacgccggggtccccgggggccGCTCCGGGCGCTTGCTGCCCAcctgagcgccccccccccccccccccgtctctcctCCCGCCGCAGGTGAAAGCGTCACGGTTTCGTGCAAGGCGCTGAGCAGCCTCCCCGACCTCACGCTGCTCTACTGGCTGGGCAACGGCTCCTTCGTGGAGCAGCTCTACCCGGACGGGGCCGTGCGAGAGGGCGCAGTGGTGTGAGTGAGCGGGGGGCTTCGGGGAGTTGGGGGTCCCAGCCGGGGTCATCCCTGTGCTC from Struthio camelus isolate bStrCam1 chromosome 1, bStrCam1.hap1, whole genome shotgun sequence carries:
- the IL18BP gene encoding interleukin-18-binding protein; translated protein: MAPRSGPAGPRVRLLLPLLCWAMASRSPGAAAPQLPSIALLGVQVEPPPRLGESVTVSCKALSSLPDLTLLYWLGNGSFVEQLYPDGAVREGAVVEEPQGSAATLRRDLHIGSFGARELRTNFTCVVLSPLGFDARQASWVLEEDPAEGPGLG